A section of the Leptospira kobayashii genome encodes:
- a CDS encoding hydrogenase-4 subunit E has protein sequence MRKPTGVFYSNTRQKFYHFLSENNVITMEEVPDKKSAIDFLMDDSYPIWVLRHSLGKDMGPEDYSSLSEEEYLTDKRSKVLGLHQKSGTLRDPFFHGLKVPCASTSYSHAVGPIHAGIIEPGHFRFVVEGETIRHLTIRLGFQHRGIQERIKGQPHSKVMHFSETISGDSSVAYATAFSRIYEDAMSIQPSKDVEIFRSLLIETERIAIHIGDLGGLSEDIGYYPLFGVCATDRGAGLGLMENWTGNRFGKAAVRPGGVVVNSKLTAKDAKAAFYNLKKIFKKNVEPQVLRALDVSTIKERLQGCGKINPEDVEKQGFVGQVARMAGVLQDQRITDIGYPDWKPLAPAEDPYHFSGDAWARFYLRYKEIKQSLIWMEAQVEKLDWDHVWSSSPSTKTKSATVKPGLYFKTVEAWRGPVLVALDLDAEGHVTDSYIRDPSVLNWHALELAVRGELIGDFPLNNKSFNLSYVGFDL, from the coding sequence ATGCGTAAACCAACAGGTGTATTTTATTCTAATACGAGACAAAAATTCTATCATTTTCTAAGTGAAAACAATGTGATCACGATGGAAGAAGTTCCCGATAAAAAAAGTGCGATCGATTTTTTGATGGATGATTCTTACCCGATTTGGGTTTTGCGTCACTCTCTCGGAAAAGACATGGGACCCGAGGATTATTCTTCATTGTCGGAAGAAGAATACCTTACGGATAAACGAAGTAAGGTGCTCGGACTCCACCAAAAATCGGGAACTTTGAGGGATCCTTTTTTTCACGGATTAAAAGTTCCCTGTGCCAGCACTTCCTATTCTCATGCGGTAGGTCCGATACACGCAGGGATCATCGAGCCCGGTCATTTCCGATTCGTAGTGGAAGGAGAAACGATTCGTCACCTAACAATACGACTTGGTTTTCAACACAGGGGAATTCAGGAAAGAATCAAAGGTCAACCTCACTCGAAAGTTATGCATTTCTCCGAAACCATCTCGGGAGATTCCAGCGTCGCTTATGCGACCGCTTTCAGCAGAATCTATGAGGATGCAATGTCCATTCAGCCTTCCAAAGATGTTGAAATTTTTCGTTCATTACTCATCGAAACGGAAAGAATCGCCATCCATATAGGGGATTTGGGAGGACTTTCGGAAGATATCGGCTATTATCCGTTATTTGGGGTTTGTGCAACGGATAGGGGAGCAGGGCTCGGTCTTATGGAAAACTGGACGGGGAACCGTTTCGGAAAGGCTGCGGTTCGACCCGGTGGTGTGGTGGTAAATTCGAAACTGACGGCGAAAGATGCCAAGGCTGCATTCTATAACTTGAAAAAAATATTCAAAAAGAATGTGGAACCTCAAGTGCTGAGAGCTTTGGACGTTTCCACTATCAAGGAAAGATTACAAGGTTGCGGAAAAATCAATCCGGAAGATGTCGAAAAACAAGGGTTTGTTGGTCAAGTCGCCCGTATGGCGGGAGTTTTGCAGGACCAAAGGATAACCGATATAGGATATCCGGATTGGAAACCTCTGGCTCCGGCGGAAGATCCTTATCATTTTTCAGGAGATGCTTGGGCGAGATTTTATCTGCGTTATAAGGAGATTAAACAATCCCTTATTTGGATGGAAGCTCAAGTGGAAAAATTGGATTGGGATCACGTATGGTCAAGTTCTCCTAGCACGAAAACAAAGTCTGCAACTGTAAAACCGGGATTGTATTTCAAAACCGTGGAAGCATGGAGAGGTCCGGTTCTGGTTGCGTTGGATTTGGATGCGGAAGGGCATGTTACGGATTCTTATATCCGCGATCCTTCCGTTCTGAATTGGCATGCGCTGGAGCTTGCGGTTCGCGGAGAATTGATCGGAGACTTTCCGCTTAACAATAAATCGTTTAATCTAAGTTATGTGGGGTTTGACTTATGA
- a CDS encoding respiratory chain complex I subunit 1 family protein, translating to MNSVYLIIYQIFIFIALPLLAGGIVRKLRARAQGRRGPKVLQVFYEIRKFLAKEPIDNPNSGIFSEISPIVAVFAGLVIWSIVVFEWAPFILIPFFLAMYRFAFVSFAMETGTSFGGLGSGREILLSVMAEPTIILMILVAQSHIEISMTPVGAFIGILFLGLSFIAILAELAKPPFDDPRTHLELTMVHEAMILEASGRTMGYLELASQIKLVSLLAFLIKLALEHSKLFPVSEMGHFTRECFVLPGVILLSVILGLWEANSVRRRWTWIPEFMGLAFLAILILGTLVKLS from the coding sequence CTGAATTCAGTTTATTTGATCATATATCAAATTTTCATATTTATCGCATTGCCCCTGCTTGCAGGCGGTATCGTAAGAAAGTTAAGAGCGAGAGCGCAAGGCAGAAGGGGACCGAAAGTCCTGCAAGTATTCTATGAAATAAGAAAGTTTTTGGCGAAAGAACCGATAGACAATCCCAACTCAGGTATCTTCTCCGAGATCTCTCCTATCGTTGCAGTGTTCGCAGGCCTTGTTATCTGGTCGATCGTAGTGTTTGAATGGGCGCCTTTCATCTTGATCCCTTTCTTTCTCGCCATGTATCGATTTGCGTTTGTTAGTTTTGCAATGGAAACGGGCACTTCATTCGGAGGTCTTGGTTCCGGTAGAGAGATTCTTCTCTCGGTTATGGCGGAACCGACGATCATTCTTATGATCCTTGTGGCGCAGTCCCATATCGAGATTTCCATGACTCCTGTCGGTGCCTTTATTGGTATCCTGTTTTTGGGATTGTCTTTCATTGCAATTCTTGCTGAACTCGCAAAACCTCCGTTTGATGATCCTAGAACGCATCTTGAATTGACGATGGTCCACGAAGCGATGATTCTAGAGGCATCGGGAAGAACGATGGGTTATTTGGAACTGGCAAGTCAGATCAAACTAGTGAGTTTACTTGCTTTCCTTATCAAACTTGCTTTGGAACATTCCAAACTGTTTCCTGTTTCGGAAATGGGACACTTTACCCGCGAATGTTTCGTTCTGCCGGGAGTGATCCTTCTTTCGGTCATACTGGGGCTTTGGGAAGCGAATTCGGTAAGAAGACGATGGACTTGGATCCCTGAGTTTATGGGGCTTGCTTTTCTTGCCATATTGATTCTCGGAACACTTGTTAAGTTGTCGTAG
- a CDS encoding ABC transporter permease has protein sequence MIQLYRIFLWGYLKEEKTKFFFSLLGISLGITLYFVTSLNSFRAEESVLDLQLGFPGESFYGHFIPSGESSGKSQFILKDINAILPDSLGMDPEIQREGYHFDQNHNFHQFVFLGKDLITLYSKTEEKNSNRKISPFSFGVSGSLAKQILNENDSKEVFLCNQKIKLSAKNTYVINKEGNFVLTDILQAQKICGATGQIDQIVIYFKDNATPKNFGPDKEQLKSIEKKGWVFESKEEVKDRAGKALGSLRINLTIVSLVSVLISFFMVANTFTGLYLSRKKELGILLSIGTSRLQNLFLFLSQSFLLGISGSLLGILFGYGLNRSDFLLSKSTITDPSQITSYTKVPNEILLTSLLIGVFGALVSGILSSLKSYRIRPIDLLRERSHLVEKSVLLSTNLIPVAGIILVFLGIFLGLYSSPKSLWRGISGIGCIILGFVSLFPFLIQKTISFFFRIIDRFDFFPSLKIAWEEIKSEPWTHSLTSATVMLSVSLVLTLTCLTGSYEKTLIRWTEEENDFEYSVINPSKLSMGKPGVPISLESKLEESNLFSKIQPFVIRPKFVIGDNFYTIHAFPFPKDWNKEEVLVSSNFCFLEQLCKGDDLEILTEKKGKIAIRIQGEKEHFFSERGTLMMDLDQYKELFSVSNYNSIRVKFKENDTNEKKMKILKSVLNSETKELDVLDQDSLKQLYLNGMKTVFSILDSLKSMAVFISILAMTSSLIYNLREKTHLISVLRSIGLSRFQLFSMVFFQSFYLIGFGTVLGIVNSFILSPIVIYGINRNAFGWVLDFYYPGSTLLILFLSLPLISAFVSFYPYREASRKALRKGLNYE, from the coding sequence ATGATTCAACTCTATCGGATTTTCCTTTGGGGTTATCTAAAGGAAGAAAAAACAAAATTTTTCTTTTCGTTACTGGGAATCTCTCTCGGGATCACACTGTATTTCGTTACAAGTCTTAATTCATTTAGAGCGGAAGAATCAGTCCTTGATCTTCAGTTGGGATTTCCCGGTGAATCTTTTTACGGACACTTCATTCCTTCGGGAGAATCAAGCGGAAAAAGCCAATTCATTCTGAAAGATATAAATGCAATCCTGCCCGACTCTTTGGGAATGGACCCCGAAATACAAAGAGAAGGTTATCATTTTGATCAAAATCATAATTTTCATCAATTCGTTTTTTTAGGTAAGGATCTGATTACCTTATACTCTAAAACAGAGGAGAAAAATTCGAACCGAAAGATCAGTCCTTTTTCTTTCGGAGTCAGCGGATCATTAGCAAAACAAATATTAAACGAAAACGACTCAAAGGAAGTTTTTCTCTGCAATCAAAAGATAAAGCTGAGCGCAAAAAATACATACGTTATCAATAAAGAAGGGAACTTCGTGTTGACGGACATTCTTCAGGCTCAGAAGATATGCGGCGCTACCGGACAAATAGATCAGATCGTAATTTATTTCAAAGACAATGCCACACCGAAAAATTTCGGGCCGGACAAAGAACAATTAAAATCGATAGAAAAAAAAGGTTGGGTGTTCGAGTCCAAAGAAGAAGTGAAAGACAGGGCAGGAAAAGCGCTCGGGTCCCTTCGTATCAACCTAACGATTGTTTCTTTGGTCTCCGTACTCATTTCCTTTTTTATGGTGGCAAATACATTTACCGGCCTTTATCTATCCCGCAAAAAGGAATTGGGTATTTTGCTGAGCATAGGCACCTCCCGACTCCAAAACCTGTTTCTTTTTCTATCTCAATCTTTTCTCTTGGGAATATCAGGAAGCCTACTTGGAATTTTATTCGGATACGGACTGAACCGGTCCGACTTTCTGTTAAGCAAAAGCACGATTACAGACCCTTCACAAATCACAAGTTACACGAAAGTTCCGAATGAAATACTTCTTACTTCCCTATTGATAGGAGTATTCGGTGCTTTGGTCTCAGGCATTCTTTCTTCTCTCAAATCCTATCGAATCCGCCCCATCGATCTGCTAAGGGAAAGATCGCACCTGGTCGAAAAATCGGTTTTGCTAAGCACGAATCTGATTCCGGTAGCGGGAATCATTTTGGTGTTTTTGGGTATTTTTTTAGGCTTATATTCCTCACCCAAATCATTATGGAGAGGGATTTCGGGAATAGGATGCATCATCCTGGGTTTTGTTTCCTTATTTCCTTTTCTCATTCAAAAAACGATTTCCTTTTTCTTTCGGATAATCGATCGGTTTGATTTTTTTCCAAGCCTAAAGATCGCATGGGAAGAAATCAAATCGGAGCCTTGGACACATAGTTTAACTTCTGCTACTGTTATGTTATCGGTATCCTTGGTTTTGACACTCACTTGCCTGACGGGAAGTTATGAAAAAACTCTGATAAGGTGGACGGAAGAAGAAAACGATTTCGAATATTCCGTCATAAATCCTTCCAAACTTTCCATGGGCAAACCGGGCGTGCCCATCTCTTTGGAATCCAAATTAGAAGAATCAAATCTATTTTCAAAAATCCAACCCTTTGTCATTCGTCCCAAATTCGTAATAGGTGATAATTTTTATACCATCCATGCCTTCCCTTTTCCAAAGGATTGGAACAAAGAAGAAGTTCTGGTTTCTTCCAATTTTTGTTTTTTGGAACAATTATGCAAGGGAGACGATTTGGAAATTTTAACCGAAAAAAAAGGAAAAATCGCAATTCGTATCCAAGGAGAAAAAGAACATTTTTTCTCGGAAAGAGGCACATTGATGATGGATTTGGATCAGTACAAAGAATTGTTTTCCGTATCGAATTATAATTCAATAAGAGTAAAATTCAAAGAGAACGATACGAATGAAAAAAAGATGAAAATTCTGAAATCCGTTCTTAACTCGGAAACGAAAGAATTGGATGTTTTGGATCAGGACAGTTTGAAACAACTTTATCTAAATGGAATGAAAACCGTTTTCTCCATACTTGACAGTCTCAAATCGATGGCTGTTTTTATCTCCATTCTTGCCATGACATCTTCCCTAATTTATAATCTAAGGGAAAAAACTCATTTAATCTCCGTTTTACGATCTATCGGTCTCAGTAGGTTTCAATTATTTTCCATGGTATTTTTCCAGTCGTTTTATCTGATCGGATTCGGAACGGTTTTAGGCATTGTAAACAGCTTCATCTTATCTCCCATCGTAATCTATGGAATCAACCGGAATGCATTCGGATGGGTATTGGACTTTTATTATCCCGGCTCCACCCTTCTTATTTTATTTTTGTCTCTTCCTCTGATCTCGGCTTTTGTTAGCTTTTATCCCTACAGAGAGGCCAGTAGGAAGGCGCTTAGAAAGGGTTTAAATTATGAATAA
- a CDS encoding formate hydrogenase has protein sequence MLYDFIYLLLFLTGIVVLVENRLQRIIIFLSIQGFLLIFPVLQTHEENWKHSLSLITLVVLFKGFLTPFILNWTAKKSQMKESTAPKFGYLATLLFLVLGLVVAVRITQGTSDWPIPIHKIGLIYVILMIYVGVLCFIVRRNWLALIAGFCVFENGIFVLTLVLDKGLPFGLEFGSFLDAVLVIVSAGILQLSPHMHRKGKQT, from the coding sequence ATGTTATACGATTTTATCTATTTATTACTCTTCCTTACCGGAATTGTTGTGCTCGTGGAAAACCGATTGCAACGAATCATTATTTTCTTAAGTATCCAGGGTTTTTTACTGATTTTTCCCGTTCTTCAAACTCATGAAGAGAATTGGAAACATTCCTTGAGTTTGATAACGCTTGTTGTCTTATTCAAAGGATTTTTAACCCCGTTTATTCTCAACTGGACCGCAAAAAAGTCCCAAATGAAGGAAAGCACAGCACCTAAATTCGGTTATTTGGCTACGTTGCTTTTTTTGGTCTTGGGATTGGTTGTTGCCGTAAGAATCACCCAAGGAACAAGTGATTGGCCCATTCCTATTCATAAAATCGGACTCATTTACGTGATCTTGATGATATACGTAGGAGTATTGTGTTTTATTGTTAGGCGGAATTGGCTTGCTTTGATTGCTGGGTTTTGCGTCTTTGAAAACGGAATCTTCGTTCTGACTTTGGTTTTGGACAAAGGGCTTCCGTTCGGATTGGAATTTGGATCTTTTTTGGATGCAGTCCTTGTAATCGTGTCTGCGGGGATTTTGCAACTTTCTCCGCATATGCATCGTAAAGGTAAACAAACATGA
- a CDS encoding proton-conducting transporter membrane subunit, producing MEVNRKFSLLSFILVGLSALLPLVIFLQSGANPLGDDFPILLGLLLQVYIGLSAFMLVQSYETDNKGKVAVGYAIFWASLGVCYLAGKSILLPVALEIASFSTILIYSGTEFGKKQIESLGSLLLASGISAIFLAAWVFLPTGDTRGLIFLTIALLLKSGFSGFHIWLPKVNEGGPSHALGAFAGALEIFPLLLFCRYVMPYWEDPILYQILFPLAALGVFFGGITSFFHKDPKKALAYSSIESINFLWLCLSISGMFQAAEDQDLIFLSKSFYLLFFISLLNHSFSKTFQLFSVGLVARLRNSSSTDDMKGIGRYIGISPLWMGLGTFSYAVIPGTIGFISESTYLFLNAKILDMPLGRSVFLLPAMIFIFFGIILGGFTHIRLYMSLFLSNPDPNTRLPEWNSTKRFWVLASVGSLGLMIFLLPVLLPFILMLPPLAPYVDESFREWITSLAFVSGITLVFIVSLVVFKWAHKINKRKFWDCGNGYLGSELSIPASVFSEPLRNSLGRYFLTKEGRSIIDQNFLDGFHKLLDLGKHLVSKEEEEDHEISKYLAISSVFLIAILSLLILGNWGKI from the coding sequence ATGGAAGTGAACCGAAAGTTCTCCCTCCTTAGTTTTATTCTGGTGGGGTTATCTGCCCTTCTACCGTTGGTCATCTTTTTGCAATCCGGCGCAAACCCGCTGGGAGATGACTTTCCTATTTTACTCGGTCTTCTGCTCCAGGTTTATATCGGCCTTTCCGCATTTATGTTGGTTCAATCTTACGAAACTGACAACAAAGGAAAGGTTGCCGTAGGGTATGCCATCTTTTGGGCTTCGCTTGGTGTTTGTTATCTGGCGGGGAAATCGATACTATTGCCGGTTGCTTTGGAGATAGCGTCCTTTTCCACGATTCTGATTTATTCGGGAACCGAATTCGGTAAAAAACAAATTGAAAGTTTGGGTTCACTGCTTCTCGCATCAGGAATATCCGCAATCTTTTTGGCTGCATGGGTATTTTTGCCCACGGGAGATACGAGAGGACTTATTTTTCTGACTATAGCGCTTCTTTTGAAGTCGGGATTTTCCGGATTTCATATCTGGTTGCCTAAGGTAAATGAAGGTGGACCCTCACACGCATTAGGTGCTTTTGCCGGGGCGTTGGAAATTTTTCCATTATTGCTTTTCTGCAGATATGTAATGCCTTATTGGGAAGATCCGATCTTGTATCAGATTTTATTTCCATTAGCCGCTTTGGGAGTATTTTTCGGAGGGATCACTTCCTTCTTTCACAAGGATCCGAAAAAAGCTTTGGCTTACAGTTCGATTGAATCGATCAATTTTCTTTGGCTTTGTCTTTCCATCTCGGGAATGTTTCAAGCCGCGGAAGATCAGGATCTTATTTTCTTAAGCAAATCCTTCTATTTGCTTTTTTTCATCAGTCTTTTGAATCATAGTTTCTCAAAAACATTTCAATTGTTCTCGGTGGGACTTGTGGCGAGGCTTAGAAATTCAAGCTCAACGGATGATATGAAAGGGATCGGGCGTTATATCGGAATTTCACCTTTGTGGATGGGACTTGGAACATTCAGTTATGCTGTGATTCCGGGAACGATCGGTTTTATTTCCGAATCCACTTACCTTTTTTTGAATGCCAAGATTTTGGATATGCCTCTCGGCAGATCCGTATTTCTTTTGCCCGCTATGATTTTTATCTTTTTCGGAATCATCTTGGGTGGCTTCACTCATATCAGACTTTATATGAGTTTGTTCCTTTCCAATCCTGATCCAAACACCCGTTTGCCGGAGTGGAACTCAACGAAACGGTTTTGGGTTTTGGCATCCGTAGGAAGTTTGGGGCTCATGATTTTTCTTTTGCCCGTTTTGCTCCCTTTCATTCTGATGTTGCCGCCTCTTGCTCCTTACGTAGATGAAAGTTTCAGAGAATGGATTACCAGTCTTGCTTTTGTTTCCGGCATCACATTAGTATTTATCGTTAGTTTGGTGGTATTCAAGTGGGCACATAAGATTAACAAAAGAAAGTTTTGGGACTGTGGAAACGGTTATTTGGGTTCGGAATTATCCATTCCTGCATCCGTTTTCTCGGAACCGCTTCGAAATTCGTTGGGAAGATATTTTTTAACCAAAGAAGGACGATCCATCATCGATCAGAACTTTTTAGACGGCTTTCATAAACTTTTGGATCTGGGGAAACATCTTGTGTCCAAAGAGGAAGAGGAAGACCACGAAATAAGCAAGTATCTTGCGATCTCTTCCGTCTTTCTGATAGCGATTCTGTCGTTATTGATTTTAGGGAATTGGGGGAAAATTTAA
- the pyrE gene encoding orotate phosphoribosyltransferase: MQTSLRDQLFQWMKTYAYRYSETAFRLASGMESHHYFNCKELTLHPERLSALADCMIEELIPKLLGDFQAVGGLTLGADPIAYALSLAYQKKGKLIYPLVVRKEAKGHGTGQQIEGFWKDIKSCLVVDDVITTGGSTLKAVAALREAGIEVTKGICVLDREEGGKEALEKQGIRMVSLFKKAEFIV; the protein is encoded by the coding sequence ATGCAGACCAGTTTACGCGACCAATTGTTTCAGTGGATGAAAACCTATGCTTACAGATACTCTGAAACCGCATTTCGTTTAGCCAGCGGAATGGAATCCCATCATTATTTTAATTGTAAAGAACTCACCCTCCACCCGGAAAGATTGTCCGCACTTGCGGACTGTATGATTGAGGAACTCATTCCCAAGCTGCTCGGTGATTTTCAAGCAGTGGGAGGACTCACACTTGGTGCCGATCCGATCGCTTATGCGCTCTCTTTGGCTTATCAAAAGAAAGGTAAATTGATTTATCCTTTGGTGGTTCGCAAAGAAGCAAAAGGTCACGGAACCGGACAACAGATAGAAGGTTTTTGGAAAGACATTAAATCTTGTTTGGTGGTAGACGATGTGATCACTACGGGAGGTTCCACTTTGAAAGCCGTCGCGGCACTTAGGGAAGCGGGAATCGAAGTGACCAAAGGAATCTGCGTTTTGGACAGAGAAGAGGGCGGAAAGGAAGCTTTGGAGAAACAGGGAATCCGAATGGTTTCTTTATTCAAAAAAGCGGAGTTTATCGTATGA
- a CDS encoding proton-conducting transporter membrane subunit gives MNECIFYLSGIISFLVVFGIFIFAPTKGQTRILLWSILKVLFFSALFSSWFTENIVLKWILIEASTLFGALLISSSGTEKSFHVGWKFLLINSYGLGIAFLGIVILLFVSAPLETLDFSALKQGLTGQSGLLIETGLLLSIYGYSAKLGLVPNHYWVADTYAESPSQISSLIASFVPVSVALALRPLVQFEKALNPSVFNSANGLLFIGILTILYSTWVLHRREDIRRLAAKVALFHTGMLAVFLWLDVSDSVFYFLLAATLLVKVLVFVSMGILRMDSGQRMILNIAQSDSLHSASFYSYFAALLVAFVFPLSPIFLLDLEIIRIGLERNSILLFAFPILGLVFFFIALNKILPIIRLPHRDFNANVQTVLRIRIFLFLISLIAALALGVYGMMTLINGGLANA, from the coding sequence ATGAACGAATGTATATTTTATTTATCGGGGATTATTTCCTTCCTTGTAGTGTTCGGAATTTTTATCTTTGCTCCTACGAAAGGACAAACCCGGATTCTATTATGGTCGATCCTTAAGGTTTTGTTTTTCTCGGCATTATTCTCCTCCTGGTTTACCGAGAATATCGTTCTGAAATGGATTTTGATCGAAGCGTCCACTTTGTTCGGGGCTTTACTTATATCTTCCAGCGGAACTGAAAAATCCTTTCACGTAGGTTGGAAGTTTTTACTCATCAACTCTTACGGACTGGGGATCGCGTTTTTGGGAATAGTGATCCTGCTCTTTGTTTCCGCACCTTTGGAAACTTTGGATTTTTCCGCCTTAAAACAGGGGTTAACCGGTCAGTCTGGGCTTTTGATTGAAACAGGTCTATTGCTTTCCATTTACGGATACTCAGCGAAGCTTGGACTCGTTCCCAACCATTATTGGGTAGCGGATACTTATGCGGAAAGCCCGAGTCAGATTTCCTCTTTGATCGCTTCCTTTGTACCGGTGTCCGTTGCGCTTGCGCTGCGTCCTTTGGTTCAGTTCGAAAAAGCTCTCAACCCTTCGGTTTTCAATTCGGCAAACGGACTCTTGTTTATCGGGATACTCACGATTCTCTATTCCACTTGGGTTTTGCATCGTAGAGAGGATATTAGAAGACTTGCGGCGAAAGTAGCCCTTTTCCATACGGGAATGCTTGCCGTCTTTTTATGGTTAGATGTTTCCGATTCTGTTTTCTATTTCCTACTCGCGGCAACCTTACTAGTAAAGGTATTGGTTTTCGTTTCTATGGGAATACTTCGTATGGATTCGGGGCAAAGGATGATTCTCAATATCGCACAGAGTGATTCTCTTCATTCTGCATCCTTTTATTCCTACTTTGCCGCTTTGCTCGTTGCGTTTGTTTTTCCTTTGTCTCCTATTTTTCTTTTGGACTTGGAGATCATTCGAATCGGTTTGGAAAGAAATTCGATTTTACTTTTCGCATTTCCTATTCTCGGCTTGGTTTTTTTCTTTATCGCTTTGAACAAGATTTTACCGATCATCCGTCTTCCTCATCGGGATTTTAATGCTAATGTTCAGACGGTTCTTCGGATACGAATCTTTCTCTTTCTGATCAGCCTTATCGCTGCCTTGGCGTTAGGTGTTTATGGAATGATGACCTTAATCAACGGAGGTTTGGCAAATGCGTAA
- a CDS encoding ABC transporter ATP-binding protein — protein sequence MNSSTNYIQISGLSKSYRQGEENIPVLEDLNLVIPGNELVTLMGPSGSGKSTLLNILSAIESADSGQISVFGEELIGKTEDQLTLYRRTTIGIVFQFFHLLPYLSATDNVALPLFLNGMSKKRAKKEAESVLDLVGLGNRLKFSPKELSGGEKQRVAIARAIVHKPKLVLADEPTGNLDSKSSLQIMELFHKCVKDLGLSLFMVTHNPEMGKMGNTQIEMLDGKTKIR from the coding sequence ATGAATTCTTCCACGAACTATATTCAAATTTCAGGATTGTCAAAATCTTACAGGCAAGGAGAAGAAAACATTCCTGTCCTGGAAGATTTGAATCTAGTCATTCCCGGGAATGAGCTAGTCACTCTAATGGGACCGTCCGGTTCGGGAAAATCCACATTACTTAACATTTTGTCCGCAATCGAATCCGCGGATTCGGGACAAATCTCGGTTTTTGGAGAAGAATTGATCGGAAAAACGGAAGATCAACTAACGCTATATAGACGAACCACAATTGGAATCGTATTTCAATTCTTTCACTTACTCCCCTATTTATCCGCGACAGATAATGTGGCACTCCCTCTGTTTTTAAACGGAATGTCCAAGAAGAGAGCCAAGAAAGAAGCCGAATCCGTTTTGGATCTTGTGGGACTAGGGAATCGATTGAAATTTTCTCCCAAAGAACTTTCCGGAGGAGAAAAACAGAGAGTGGCAATTGCACGCGCAATCGTTCACAAACCGAAACTGGTTTTAGCAGACGAACCGACGGGTAATCTGGATTCAAAGTCCTCTCTGCAAATTATGGAATTATTTCATAAATGCGTTAAAGATCTGGGACTAAGTCTTTTTATGGTAACCCATAATCCGGAAATGGGGAAAATGGGAAACACCCAAATAGAAATGTTAGACGGTAAAACGAAAATCAGATGA
- a CDS encoding cytochrome-c peroxidase yields the protein MKQINKIYTPIVFLCFAVAACGPSQETKELQLKAKKIIGALPSKMPGSEKDTPELVSLGKKLYFEKKLSQNNTQSCNSCHNIEGKGAGVDNLPTSPGAFGKNGDRNSPTVLNAGYHFAQFWDGRAADLKAQAKGPILNPVEMAMPSEAEVLKRLNEDSEYPALFAKAFPNEKTAVTYDNLAEAIASFERTLTTPSRFDDFVNGDHTALAQDEQDGLYTFISSGCTSCHSGNALGGNSFRKLGQVNPYDTTDFGRFNVTKKAEDKHFFKVPSLRNVSLTAPYFHDGKVATLEDAVKKMAYHQLGQNLSDADTNKIVKFLGTLSDKSRTN from the coding sequence ATGAAACAAATAAATAAAATTTATACTCCAATCGTTTTTCTTTGTTTTGCGGTCGCGGCCTGCGGTCCTTCCCAAGAAACAAAAGAACTGCAATTGAAAGCAAAAAAAATCATCGGCGCACTTCCGTCTAAAATGCCCGGATCGGAAAAAGATACACCGGAACTGGTTTCCCTTGGAAAAAAACTTTATTTCGAGAAAAAACTTTCCCAAAATAATACTCAATCTTGTAACTCTTGTCATAATATCGAAGGAAAAGGAGCCGGAGTGGATAACCTTCCTACTTCTCCCGGAGCTTTCGGCAAAAACGGAGATAGAAACTCTCCTACGGTTTTAAATGCCGGTTATCATTTTGCTCAATTCTGGGACGGACGTGCAGCGGATCTGAAAGCACAGGCCAAAGGACCCATTCTCAATCCGGTAGAGATGGCTATGCCTTCCGAAGCGGAAGTATTGAAACGATTGAATGAGGATTCCGAATACCCGGCATTATTTGCAAAAGCATTTCCTAATGAAAAGACAGCGGTAACTTATGATAACCTTGCCGAAGCAATTGCCTCATTCGAAAGAACACTTACGACTCCTTCCCGATTTGATGATTTTGTCAACGGAGATCATACCGCTTTGGCACAAGATGAACAAGACGGACTCTACACATTTATTTCCTCAGGATGTACGTCTTGCCATTCGGGAAATGCTCTTGGTGGAAATTCGTTTAGAAAACTGGGACAAGTCAATCCCTACGATACTACCGACTTCGGTCGTTTCAATGTTACTAAAAAAGCGGAGGACAAACATTTTTTCAAAGTTCCTTCTTTGCGTAACGTTAGTTTGACGGCACCGTATTTCCATGACGGAAAAGTGGCAACCTTGGAAGATGCCGTGAAAAAAATGGCATATCATCAGTTAGGTCAAAATCTTTCGGATGCCGATACGAATAAGATCGTAAAATTTTTAGGGACTCTTTCCGACAAATCCAGAACCAATTAA